A genomic region of Desulfatirhabdium butyrativorans DSM 18734 contains the following coding sequences:
- a CDS encoding ABC transporter substrate-binding protein, translated as MKRSFVVCLIALVSLCLLGNAFAAEKKKLRIGNEGAYPPFNMVNKEGKVEGFDIDIARALAKEMKMEPVFVVQDWDGLIPGLIAKKFDCIISSMSITDERKQKVDFTDKYYLTPARFVAKKGAGFTITKDGLKGKTIGIQRATIHENFANDMFGDVATIKAYATQDEANMDLVAGRVDLVVADATVLEGGFLNTPAGKDFEFIGPDFKDKKWFGEGIGIAVRKGDKELREKFNKAIKAIRANGEYQKINAKYFKFDVYGD; from the coding sequence ATGAAACGATCGTTTGTCGTATGCCTGATTGCGCTGGTGAGTTTATGCCTTTTGGGTAACGCCTTCGCTGCAGAAAAGAAAAAACTGCGCATCGGCAATGAAGGTGCCTATCCTCCCTTCAATATGGTGAACAAGGAAGGAAAGGTCGAAGGCTTCGATATCGATATCGCCCGGGCGCTCGCCAAAGAAATGAAGATGGAACCGGTATTTGTGGTACAGGATTGGGACGGGCTCATTCCCGGCCTGATCGCCAAGAAATTCGACTGTATCATCTCTTCGATGTCGATTACGGATGAACGAAAGCAGAAAGTCGATTTTACCGATAAATACTACCTGACCCCTGCCCGGTTCGTCGCCAAAAAAGGGGCCGGTTTCACCATTACCAAGGATGGTCTCAAGGGAAAAACCATCGGGATACAGCGTGCCACCATCCACGAGAATTTTGCAAACGACATGTTCGGGGATGTGGCGACCATCAAGGCCTATGCCACCCAGGATGAGGCAAACATGGACCTGGTAGCCGGCCGGGTCGATCTGGTGGTTGCAGATGCCACCGTTCTGGAAGGCGGTTTTCTGAATACGCCTGCTGGCAAGGATTTCGAATTCATCGGGCCTGATTTCAAAGACAAGAAATGGTTCGGAGAAGGCATCGGCATTGCCGTGCGCAAGGGCGACAAAGAGCTCCGGGAGAAATTCAACAAGGCCATCAAGGCAATCCGTGCCAATGGCGAATACCAGAAAATCAATGCCAAATATTTCAAATTCGATGTGTATGGGGATTGA